A window from Citrus sinensis cultivar Valencia sweet orange chromosome 3, DVS_A1.0, whole genome shotgun sequence encodes these proteins:
- the LOC102607644 gene encoding deoxyribodipyrimidine photo-lyase isoform X2: MASLTPPSTAVQPGRIRVLKQGSLDKKRGPVVYWMFRDQRVRDNWALIHAVDQANKNNVPVAVAFNLFDQFLGAKARQLGFMLRGLRLLQRNIEETFQILFFLFQGEAEDNIPNFVRECGASLLVTDFSPLREIRRCKDKICNRVSDSVTIHEVDAHNVVPVWVASEKLEYSAKTLRGKINKLLPEYLIDYPMLEQPIEKWTGTRQSIDWDSIIAAVLRKGAEVPEIGWCESGEDAAMEVLKGSKDGFLTKRLKNYPTDRNNPLKPRALSGLSPYLHFGQISAQRCALEARKARKLCPEAIDTFLEELIVRRELADNFCFYQPNYDSLKGAWEWARKSLKDHASDKREHIYTKEQFEKAQTADPLWNASQMEMVYNGKMHGFMRMYWAKKILEWTTGPEEALAIAIYLNDKYEIDGRDPNGYVGCMWSICGVHDQGWKERPVFGKIRYMNYSGCKRKFDVDGYIAYVKRIVGGTKKRRADSLVSGKEKELCG; the protein is encoded by the exons ATGGCATCTCTGACTCCACCATCAACCGCCGTTCAGCCGGGCAGGATTCGGGTTTTGAAACAAGGATCATTGGATAAAAAAAGGGGCCCGGTCGTTTACTGGATGTTCAGGGATCAACGGGTGAGGGATAACTGGGCTTTGATCCACGCTGTTGATCAGGCAAACAAGAACAATGTTCCCGTAGCTGTGgcttttaatctttttgaTCAGTTCTTGGGTGCTAAAGCCAGACAGCTAGGATTTATGTTAAGGGGCTTGCGTCTTCTTCAGAGAAACATAGAAGAAACGTTTcaaatcctttttttcttgtttcag GGAGAAGCTGAAGACAACATACCCAACTTTGTGAGAGAATGTGGAGCTTCATTGTTAGTTACTGATTTCTCTCCTTTGCGTGAAATTCGGAGATGTAAAGATAAGATTTGCAACAGGGTGAGTGATTCAGTGACCATTCATGAAGTTGATGCGCACAATGTAGTACCAGTTTGGGTGGCGTCTGAGAAGTTGGAGTACAGTGCTAAGACTCTAAGGGGAAAGATCAATAAACTGCTTCCTGAGTACCTCATTGATTACCCTATGTTGGAGCAACCAATTGAAAAATGGACTGGCACTAGGCAGTCAATTGATTGGGATAGCATTATTGCTGCTGTCTTGAG GAAAGGTGCCGAAGTTCCTGAAATCGGATGGTGTGAATCCGGAGAAGATGCAGCAATGGAAGTGTTGAAGGGAAGTAAAGATGGGTTCCTAACAAAAAGGTTGAAGAATTATCCTACAGATCGAAATAACCCATTGAAACCCCGAGCACTTTCTGGTCTCTCACCATATCTGCATTTTGGGCAGATATCGGCTCAGAGGTGTGCCCTGGAGGCACGTAAGGCAAGGAAACTATGTCCTGAG GCAATTGATACATTTTTGGAAGAGTTGATCGTGCGTAGAGAACTTGCAGATAACTTTTGCTTCTACCAGCCTAATTATGATTCTTTAAAGGGGGCCTGGGAATGGGCTCGTAAGAGCTTGAAGGATCATGCCTCTGATAAAAGAGAACATATTTACAC GAAGGAGCAATTTGAGAAGGCACAGACAGCTGACCCT CTCTGGAATGCTTCTCAGATGGAGATGGTCTACAATGGGAAGATGCACGGTTTTATGCG GATGTATTGGGCAAAGAAGATACTTGAGTGGACAACAGGACCTGAAGAAGCCCTTGCAATAGCCATATATCTGAATGACAAG TACGAAATAGATGGGAGGGATCCTAATGGATATGTTGGTTGCATGTGGTCAATATGTGGCGTTCACGATCAG GGCTGGAAAGAGCGGCCAGTTTTTGGGAAAATACGTTACATGAACTACTCAGGGTGCAAAAGGAAATTCGATGTTGATGGATATATTGCTTATGTCAAGAGGATAGTGGGTGGAACCAAGAAGAGAAGAGCGGACAGTCTGGTCAGTGGAAAGGAAAAGGAACTCTGTGGTTAA
- the LOC102607351 gene encoding IRK-interacting protein has product MAPSSSSSSKSPPPQQSPRFGFTPIQECEREGQQSEHSVSADHNGVVYEHQPTPLHDKNGIPKNKKRQDRWSGEGDGSVSCNKCRPNSREKISVVPLDNSNNNGANKISSFMPSPNGIFKSIFHSLARKQSPKSTDVSSAREEQWKIAVAELTHKLMQATRKRDEALSEASRLKYSMAELEKKLNKLEVYCHNLKSGLEECSSNSPYRAEKNYKNIRQINNKDFMVGNDKAIEQFLISVSEARSSVRLLSRSLATLLRHMGTKIHERISVLLQPYDIKISSSKNPKSLLHYLEALLNKAFFEDFESVEFQKNAANQILNPIDRCEANFASFNVLKELTWEEVLSKGTRHFSEEFSRFCDRKMSEIVAMLGWNRAWPEPLLQAFFNASKSVWLVHLLANSVHPSLPIFRVDKGSRFDSVYMEDMGGDTAWNLVPAMVRIMVAPGFYVYGNVVKCKVLCRYYSNNNNSFSSDKGLTPSPP; this is encoded by the exons ATGGCTCcttcgtcttcttcttcttccaagTCCCCTCCCCCTCAGCAGTCCCCGCGTTTCGGTTTCACCCCG ATTCAAGAATGTGAACGGGAAGGGCAACAGTCAGAGCACAGTGTGTCTGCGGATCACAATGGAGTTGTTTACGAGCACCAGCCAACGCCTCTCCATGACAAAAACGGCATACCCAAAAACAAGAAACGACAAGATCGGTGGTCTGGTGAAGGAGATGGTTCGGTTTCTTGCAACAAGTGCAGGCCGAACTCTCGGGAGAAGATCTCTGTTGTTCCTTTGGATAATAGCAACAACAATGGTGCCAACAAAATTTCATCTTTCATGCCCAGCCCAAATGGGATTTTCAAgtcaatttttcattctttagcAAGGAAGCAGAGTCCGAAATCGACGGATGTATCAAGTGCGAGAGAGGAACAATGGAAGATCGCTGTCGCTGAGCTTACGCATAAGCTGATGCAAGCTACAAGAAAGAGAGACGAAGCACTGTCAGAAGCTTCCAGGCTGAAGTACTCAATGGCTGAGCTGGAGAAGAAACTTAACAAGCTTGAAGTTTATTGCCACAATTTGAAGTCGGGGCTTGAAGAGTGTAGCAGCAATTCCCCCTACAGAGCCGAAAAGAACTACAAAAATATTCgtcaaataaacaataaagattTCATGGTTGGTAACGACAAAGCGATAGAACAGTTCTTAATTTCTGTATCTGAAGCTCGCTCCTCTGTTCGGCTTCTAAGCAGATCGCTCGCTACGCTACTCAGGCACATGGGTACCAAAATTCATGAGAGAATATCAGTTCTTCTTCAACCTTATGACATAAAAATCTCATCTTCCAAGAACCCCAAGAGCCTGCTTCATTATCTTGAAGCTTTGTTGAATAAGGCCTTCTTTGAGGATTTTGAATCAGTTGAGTTTCAAAAGAACGCTGCTAATCAAATCTTGAACCCAATAGATCGCTGTGAAGCAAATTTTGCATCGTTTAATGTCCTAAAAGAGTTGACTTGGGAGGAGGTTTTGAGTAAGGGGACAAGGCATTTCAGTGAGGAATTTAGCCGGTTTTGTGATAGGAAAATGAGCGAGATTGTGGCCATGTTGGGGTGGAATAGGGCTTGGCCTGAGCCGCTGTTACAGGCCTTCTTTAACGCATCAAAAAGTGTGTGGTTAGTGCACCTTCTGGCCAATTCGGTGCACCCAAGCTTGCCCATTTTCAGGGTGGATAAGGGATCAAGGTTTGATTCTGTTTACATGGAGGATATGGGTGGAGACACGGCTTGGAATTTGGTTCCAGCCATGGTTCGGATCATGGTCGCACCTGGGTTCTATGTATATGGCAACGTGGTCAAGTGCAAGGTACTATGCAGGTACTACAGCAATAATAACAATAGTTTTAGTAGTGACAAGGGCTTAACCCCGTCACCGCCTtga
- the LOC102607644 gene encoding deoxyribodipyrimidine photo-lyase isoform X1 produces MASLTPPSTAVQPGRIRVLKQGSLDKKRGPVVYWMFRDQRVRDNWALIHAVDQANKNNVPVAVAFNLFDQFLGAKARQLGFMLRGLRLLQRNIEETFQILFFLFQGEAEDNIPNFVRECGASLLVTDFSPLREIRRCKDKICNRVSDSVTIHEVDAHNVVPVWVASEKLEYSAKTLRGKINKLLPEYLIDYPMLEQPIEKWTGTRQSIDWDSIIAAVLRKGAEVPEIGWCESGEDAAMEVLKGSKDGFLTKRLKNYPTDRNNPLKPRALSGLSPYLHFGQISAQRCALEARKARKLCPELLYLPATLKAIDTFLEELIVRRELADNFCFYQPNYDSLKGAWEWARKSLKDHASDKREHIYTKEQFEKAQTADPLWNASQMEMVYNGKMHGFMRMYWAKKILEWTTGPEEALAIAIYLNDKYEIDGRDPNGYVGCMWSICGVHDQGWKERPVFGKIRYMNYSGCKRKFDVDGYIAYVKRIVGGTKKRRADSLVSGKEKELCG; encoded by the exons ATGGCATCTCTGACTCCACCATCAACCGCCGTTCAGCCGGGCAGGATTCGGGTTTTGAAACAAGGATCATTGGATAAAAAAAGGGGCCCGGTCGTTTACTGGATGTTCAGGGATCAACGGGTGAGGGATAACTGGGCTTTGATCCACGCTGTTGATCAGGCAAACAAGAACAATGTTCCCGTAGCTGTGgcttttaatctttttgaTCAGTTCTTGGGTGCTAAAGCCAGACAGCTAGGATTTATGTTAAGGGGCTTGCGTCTTCTTCAGAGAAACATAGAAGAAACGTTTcaaatcctttttttcttgtttcag GGAGAAGCTGAAGACAACATACCCAACTTTGTGAGAGAATGTGGAGCTTCATTGTTAGTTACTGATTTCTCTCCTTTGCGTGAAATTCGGAGATGTAAAGATAAGATTTGCAACAGGGTGAGTGATTCAGTGACCATTCATGAAGTTGATGCGCACAATGTAGTACCAGTTTGGGTGGCGTCTGAGAAGTTGGAGTACAGTGCTAAGACTCTAAGGGGAAAGATCAATAAACTGCTTCCTGAGTACCTCATTGATTACCCTATGTTGGAGCAACCAATTGAAAAATGGACTGGCACTAGGCAGTCAATTGATTGGGATAGCATTATTGCTGCTGTCTTGAG GAAAGGTGCCGAAGTTCCTGAAATCGGATGGTGTGAATCCGGAGAAGATGCAGCAATGGAAGTGTTGAAGGGAAGTAAAGATGGGTTCCTAACAAAAAGGTTGAAGAATTATCCTACAGATCGAAATAACCCATTGAAACCCCGAGCACTTTCTGGTCTCTCACCATATCTGCATTTTGGGCAGATATCGGCTCAGAGGTGTGCCCTGGAGGCACGTAAGGCAAGGAAACTATGTCCTGAG CTTTTGTATCTACCTGCAACTCTGAAGGCAATTGATACATTTTTGGAAGAGTTGATCGTGCGTAGAGAACTTGCAGATAACTTTTGCTTCTACCAGCCTAATTATGATTCTTTAAAGGGGGCCTGGGAATGGGCTCGTAAGAGCTTGAAGGATCATGCCTCTGATAAAAGAGAACATATTTACAC GAAGGAGCAATTTGAGAAGGCACAGACAGCTGACCCT CTCTGGAATGCTTCTCAGATGGAGATGGTCTACAATGGGAAGATGCACGGTTTTATGCG GATGTATTGGGCAAAGAAGATACTTGAGTGGACAACAGGACCTGAAGAAGCCCTTGCAATAGCCATATATCTGAATGACAAG TACGAAATAGATGGGAGGGATCCTAATGGATATGTTGGTTGCATGTGGTCAATATGTGGCGTTCACGATCAG GGCTGGAAAGAGCGGCCAGTTTTTGGGAAAATACGTTACATGAACTACTCAGGGTGCAAAAGGAAATTCGATGTTGATGGATATATTGCTTATGTCAAGAGGATAGTGGGTGGAACCAAGAAGAGAAGAGCGGACAGTCTGGTCAGTGGAAAGGAAAAGGAACTCTGTGGTTAA